The stretch of DNA caatttgtaCTGCTCGATTCCACAGACAGAATCGAGATGTTAATTCAGTGGTGAATCTCCACTGGTACAGCTGGGGAACTCTTCCCTTCTTCATACGGGAGAGGCGACCTCTCTCGGGCTGATGAGCATGTGGCTGTGTTTgtaccatagggcagctttgggTAGCAGTGAGTCAGCCCGGGTCTCTGGGAGTGCAACTGGATTCCATCACTCACACACCATTCATCCATCGCCCAAACACATCACACAATGacaattattccagcattctttATTGAACGTGTAACATAAGGTGCAGAAACTTTGTGCAATGAAAATCAAGCTCTTTTTCTACAAATAGGTGCAATGAAACAAATCAGTAATGAGTAAAATGTACACCAGTTATCGGAACATTACTATCCTCAGACTTTAAATCTCAGCCACAAAGTGTTTGGGATGTGTCCCTTGTTGTTAATTGTGAGGATAAGAATGGCACTGGTGGCCAGTAAGCCCCGATCAAACATTAAGCTGTTTGTGGTATCAGAGTCACTTGAACTAACTCAGCACATTTACCAGACTAACCTGTTAGCCCTGGGATTGTTGGTCTTTGACCAACACTAATGGCCGTTATTGGGGCAGGTTAGACTGTGACACATCGCTACTTAACACAAGTCAACAACATCAAGGTCAGGGAATAATTCTATAAAGATATAAAAGTTGTCATTTATGTTCAGTATCTCTTCAACTGGCTCATGTCTCCAACAACTGGCAACCAAGTATTGtaataaaaatataattattttacaATCATTTTGAGTTTTGTATAGTCAACAACATAAACACCTTTCCCTCCACCAATCTTTGGTCATCACCGCTCCTGGCGATGTCAAAGTGAAACTCTCTCGTAGCGAGATTGGTCCACAAAACAGATCGAGAACCGCAGATCCTGTTTAACTTGGAATGTGCGGCCTCAAAAGACAACATAATTGAGCAagtacaattacaattcaatatttaacaattaaaaatgagATTTGCAGAAGCGAGTATCCAGTAATATTTGCCACCGAGCCACCTAAGGAAGATTTAAAAAAGCGCAAAGGAGGAAGTGGGGCGAGGGTGTGGGAGGATGCAGTCTGGGATGCAGGAATCAATGCTGGAACGTTGGCCCATTTATTGAGAGCTTCACTGAGTTCCTGCCATCTGCACCCATTTGGGGTCAAACTATGGACCTATCAGCCCGTAATCTCTGCTTAAAACAAGTACCTGAATTTTGATAGCAACCTGCCATGGGCTCAGGATATATGACACTCTTTGCACTTGGGAACATTCTGAATTGTGGTGTCTGTTAGACTGCAGGCAGCAGGAGAACTCCTGTGTACACAGCAAGTTCCCGCAATGTGGTATGCAGCAGGGGACATGGGATTCTCATGGTGGGGAGGACTGGGTGTGCCCTCCTGCACCTCAGGGTTCGCTGGGAAACTGGATTCACATTAGGCCCTCTGCCCTCCCACTGCTCCTGAGTTAAAGTGGATATGGGGTCCAAGGGGAAGGCATCAGACCGTGGATTCACCTGCCTGTGGTTATAtggtgcagacactggtttaattTCTCATTACCATTCTAGTGGTCATGAATACATCAGGTGTGGCTGGAAGGAGGTAAAATCAGGGCAGTCACTGCGTGCTGTTCCATTAGACGGATGGCACATGGGGATTTATGTCAGTCCAGCACCCCTCCTTTCATACTCCCTAGACGCTGCAGATGGCAGGGCTAGGTTGGTGAATGAGTGGGTCAAGGTGATGGGAGCCCATAGTGCACCAAGCACTAGCAGCCAGACCAGGGATTAGAAGCTATCTCTGGCATAACAGGCCAGCAATACCCTTGCAATATTGAGAGGAATCTCCAAAGAAtagaccaagtgctggtaaatgggattactaTAGATGGGTGTGTGATGGTCAGCAtaggcatggtgggccgaagggcctatttctgtgctgtgtaattCTACGGGCACGCAAAAATAATCCCAGGTCCCCGAGAGGAGGAATCATTGACAGCGAGATGAACATTGAAGGACGGGGAAGCTGCTTTTCATCACTCAATGGCTGTGGGTAGTGAAAGATGCAGGTCTCACCTTCGCCTGCTATAACCTGACACCGATAATTCAACTTCCCTGTCGTGACAAAGCTTTTCTCTCAGGCTGAAGCTTGACTAACCCTGAGATGATTCTGAAGAAGTTGGTGAAGGTTGGTGGGTGAACAAAGCTAACTGCAGATTTAATGGTGTACTTGGCTGCATTCAGCTTCTGGAGGCTCTACTGACTCAGTCTGAACtctggtagggttgccaactttctcactcctaaataaggaacaaaaggtcaaaataagggaccgattcccaacggcaattcgttgaccgacacaGCCATGGCTGGTTGAACgatgagttggcctgggtgctggactgcacacaaagcccacccggcgggccagctgaggagttttggcctgggcACAGGGgccgcgcaaagtccggcacaccatccaactcatgaactgagGAGTGATGGTGTTGGCGGTAAGTGTAGGCGGCTGCTGATCGACGGGGCCATGggtgaggcgctgctgctgcactccatgggctgcactaaatcgggacgggtgaggcagggccggacgggcgctccgacctgacagtcccctcaacccgagtagtagcagtcaaatacgggacaagggcggtcccgtatgggacaaaccaatttagctcaatatatgggatgtcccggctaatacgggacagttggcaaccctaaactCTGCAGCCCATGCTGTAGCCAGGGACTTGCCTGGAAGACTGCAAAAACCCTGCAGTAGATGGACCTGGTTGCCTCAAGGCTATCTGCTCTGTTCTTGCAGCTATCTGCGGTGAGTGTGCACATGACATTGTCCCAATCAATTGCTTTAACACATCCAATGGAGTTTACCAACATTGAACaagtccatttggcccactggATAGGTTCCAGCCTTTTGGAGCTCCAAATCATTTGATTATATTGAAAGTGGAGCGAGATAAATATTTTTAAGATTGAGGAATTGAGGGgtatggggaactggcacagaataaTTGAGACCAGTACAAGTCAGCGGTAATTATATTGAAGatggggcaggcttgaggggctgagtggcctactgcTGCTCTTATTTTCTTGTGTCCATACTGATCTATCCCACACCCTTAGTTCGTATTTCGCAGCCCTGAAAGATTTTCTCTTTTTCGCCAAATATTTATCGTTTGAAATTTAGTAAATTAGTTCCCTCAAACCTGACAGTGTGAGAATTGCTCCTGGTTTCTCCCCACTGGGACACACCACCTTTCTTATTCCACACCCATCGGTTGATGAAGAGTCAGCGGGCGGTGGTGGGATTGGCCCAAGCTGAGCTGTCAGATTCGCTTCCTGTCTATTTGATATTGGATTGCTCTCAGACCTGTGGCTACCTTCTGGACATCTACATTGCAGGTTAACAACTCATTGTGGGAGTTTGGCTGCTGGATGGCTATCAAAGTGTCCTCTATTGCCTCCTTGATGGGATCCAGGCTGTATATATCCTCACTGCTCTGATACAACACCTCCACAAGTCCTTGGAGACCATAGAGATAGTTGTAACAGAACTTAAGTTTGGTCTTGGTGTCATTCAGGGCCCCAACCACCATCTGCATTCTTTCCACCTCGATCTCTGTCTGGGCTAAGTTGTCCTTCAACATTTTGGTTTCCTTGCTATTCTCCAGGATCTGACTGTTGCCTTTCGTCATTTCCTCTTCCTTCTCCTTGACGGTGTCCTTGAGTTTGTACAACTGTTTCTCGACATCCCTCAACAGTTTCCTCGTGCTCTTCAGCTCTTTGTTGTAGTCGACTGTCATGGGGATCCCTGGAAGGAGAGAGGCAAGTCAGATCATGGTTGGTTATCGGTAAAGAAACACAAATTTCAGCCGTGTGTTTGTGACGTTTGCTGTGGGGGGTGTGATCCACAGGATAACCCAAATACTTTAACCTAGAAATTTAATTCACAGTGAGAATGATTCCGACTAGAATATCCTGAGCCTAATGCCTCTCGATCTCTTCTTTGCAAAATCTGTGTAACTCAGGAACCATAAATGAACTTTAGAGAACAGCACAGAGATTAATCATTCTGCCCACTACATCCACGGCAACCTTTTTGCACATCAAGGCTAATATAATTTACCCGTGTAAATGGTGAAAATGTTCCTTAAATCCCGTGATTGTATCTGATCCCACTGCTTCCTTTATGAGCAGATCCCAGATATCAAGCACTCTCCGTGTAAAAACCCCTACCCCTCAAACCCCCGCTAAACTCCTTCATCTCACCTTGAATCACTACtccaggaaaaatgatcccagcATTTCCAATCTATCCCCATAACTAAActtccattccaggcaacatcctggtgggatgtgtaggaaggaactgcagatgctggtttgcaccgaagacagacacaaattgctggagtaactcagtgggaaaggcagaatctctggatagaaggaatgggtgacgttttgggttgagacccttcttcagattgacagtcaggggagggggagacacagatataaggaagtaaggtgtgaaaatgagacatcaaaggtgatgagaatcaaggaaaatgtagaatagataattgttaactagggaaaggtgacaacaaagcatacagaaTTAAAATTTCAtcagagggacagtcagactggttggaaaactaggatggggaagggatggagagagagggaaagcaagggttacttgaagttagagaaatcaatattatacCTCTGGGAcaccaagctgcccaagcgaaatacgaggtgctgttcctccaatttgtgctaggcgtcactctgacaatggaggattgCCACCCCtccttgcccttgagaaggtggcgaTGAGCTACCATCTTAAACCATTGCAGAACTTGATTTTGTGCATCACTTTTTCGGGAAGAAATCCTGGATTTTGACCCTGTGATGGTGAGCGAACGACCATATATTTCCAAGTGATGATGGAGTAGTATTCAGAGGGCAACTTTCATGTAAAGGTGTTCAATGCTCTTGCGGAGCATGTCCTTCTAGCTGCTAGAGGTTTATGGGTTTGAGAAGTGATGCCTAAGGAGTCCCAGTGAGTTGCTGCAGTTCAACGTCAAGGGGTGATAGCTGGATTTCCTTTTGTTTGATATTGTCTGGCACTTGCATAGCACTAATGTTACTTGCCACCTACTAGCCCTAGACTGGATATTGTCCATGTCTTGCTTCATTTGGTTGTGGACTGCTTCGTTACCTGAGGAGTCGCAAATGGTAGATGGGACAGGAAGATCCCGGATGCAcagttctgcctgacctgctgtgcgtTTCCAAAACTTGCTGTTTTTATTCCCAATTCCATCCTCCATAGTGTTTTTGACATTCAGGATACAAACACCCCTATGTcaagatgtgttggaaggaactgcagatgctggtttacactgaagagagacacaaaatgctggagtaactcagcagatcaggcagcatctccggggaaaaggaataggtgccgtttcaggtcaagacccttcttcagactgagaatcagaggagagggaaacgaaAGGATGAAAAGGTTCAGCAcaaatctcccctgactctcagtttgaagatgggtctcgacccgaaacttcacctattccttttctccacaaatgctgcctgacccaccgagtttctccagtGTTCTATCTCATGTGTCAAGGTGGTCTGGCACAGGCAAAGCACCTAATTGTGTCTAAGGCTGGACTGGTGCAAGCACATACTTAGTAATTTGCCCAGTGTATAGTTAACTCCAATGTGCCCAAGAGTAATCAATATGATTAGTCACGTGTGGTCCTTTCAAGTTGGCCTGCTGCAGGTGAATGTTACACCCATGGAAAGCTGGCACACCGTGGACTAGTACAGGTGGAAACCAGGCCCCCTGTGCCCAAGGTCGTCTGCTACAGATAGACACGCAGCCCCATCCAACTCTTCTGCGGTTGGCGGGTGTCTTCTGTAGAAGACCCGCTATGTCCTACCTGTCGCTGTCGTTCTCAGCGGGTCCTGAGGAAACCTGTGCATTCTCCAGCTGGGGTCACTGGGTGAGTCTTCCACAACTACTTTCCCAGTGTTGTGGCCATCTGAGTGACAAACATTATCCATCAGACACTGAGAATGATCCACATCAAGAGCACAGGCACCCAGAGCCCAGAGGTTAGCTGGAGTGAAAAGCAAGATCCCAGAAGATGAAGCACCATTGCCCACACCAGCAGTAGCCAAGCTTCGCCTCTTGTTGGACTTCCTCCTTGCTCAAGGCTGAGATTTCATGCAGTTTAACCCCAAGGCCACCCCAGTGGAATAGGTTGATAGCCGAAACACCGGCAAAGCAATCTCACCAATGAATGAGGGAAATGGAACTAAAGTCAGCCAGGCCCACAGGCCTTTTcgcccacagtgatgtgatgtatTTGTGGCTTGTGTTTACTGCTGTAAAAAAATCCAGCAGACactcactgtggcgcagcggtagtgttgctgccttgcagcggtagagacctgcgtacaatcctgactacggatgcttgtctgtacagagtttatacgttctacccatgacctgtgtgggttttctctgggtacgtgtttgaaggttaattggcttggtataattgtccctagattgCTGGGATTGCTGGTCCATGCAGACAGGGtggtccgaaggacctgtttctgtgctgtatctctaaacgaaattaaactaaactaaatatagatTCACAGCAAAATTCCACACACAGCCACATGGCAAGGACCAATTAATTTGTGTTGTAGAGAAAGCGGTTGATGTAAAGACGCGCATCTGCCACATTGTTGCTGGCTGAAAAAGCATGGTAGGACCTTCCTACATATGCCTGAGAGGAGCGCAGTCTGTGAAAGAAACTGCCTCCTCTGAAGCCCATCCATTTCTTTCAACCTCCTCCTTGGAAGGTCCCATGAGATATTTGCGAGAATAATGTGGACACAGCCTGCATACTTGCACGTTGCTTTGGACAGCCAGGACATTTACCTCACCTTACAACCCAATGGATCTGTGCGCCTGTATCAATCAGCAGGCTGAGCACCTCTTACCAACACAAGGAGCGAGCAGTATCAGGCCGATCCCCATGTCCCTGCCAGTTGTCTTCTCTCCTTTCCTCACTTCAGCGGCGTTCAGGGCGTTCTCTGTGTGCTGCAGGGACATTCTGGCGGCCTGAAGCTGGTCGCTGACCTGGAACCTCTGGTTCTCCAATAACATCATCTCGTACTTCTTGGCCTGCAGGCTCTCCTTCAGGTTTTTCCTTTTCAACTTGACCTTGTCGAAGTCCAGGGCCAGCTGCAGGGTGTCCTTCATCAGCGACTCAATAAAACTTCCGGCCGCATCCTCAGCTTTGGTCATCGCCTTGTGGGCAGTCTCCAGCACCGTCTTGATCTCGGTGCATTCCGACTCCTCCAGATCCCTGTACCCATAGGCATTGACGTAGTTGGCAAAGTTGAGGAGAGCGGAGAGTCCCCCTCGAAAATGGTGCAGGGTCACATCTTTAAACTTCTTCTCGTACAGTTCACACTCGTTGCTCATGGCTGCTCTGGAGAAGCAGAATAAAGCAAAAGATTTGTCAGTGTTAGAGTGGTAGATTACATCACTTTCTCCCAGTTCTGTCAATTTCACCATTAAAGAATTTACTACTTGCATCTCACAAATCCAATCAAATGCCTCTAATGGGCCTGAATCCTTTTATATTCAGCCTTCCTGTAACATGGGAAATCAGATCAGAATGGTTGAATAATGACCAAAGATCCTCTCCgctctctatgatctttggtaatgACATTTTGCTTTTAAAGATAGAGACTTTGGAGATATTTGTAAGTTATTCTAAATCCCATTACATCAGCTGATGGGCTGATAAATTGCCCAGAGTCCTGCCTTCGGCCCCACTCCTCCATCAGCAACAGCCAGACATCCAATTGGCCCACGATTAATAGGCACTCTCGAACCCTCGAGCTCTACCTTGCTTATCCTGTATCTAGAATGTTTTTCATCCACCCACCAAACCGATGACACTGATATGTGACTAATCCTCTAATCCCGACATCCTGCTGTTGGCCAAAGACCCTGGGAGATGGGGCCTCTAACCGTATCCAATCAGCCCAGGATCTCAGTTCCATTTGGTATTATATCAGCATCCAGAATGGCATTGAATGACATGGAATATCACAGAATGATATGAAATAACATGGACTGGATTGGAATAACACAGAATGGCATGGAGTAGCAAAGAATACACAGAATGGCAGAGAATGGCATAGATTAACTTGGAATAACATGAAATGGCATGGAATTATATGGAATGGCATTTAAAAGCTTTTAGATTGGCATGTGGAAATgcagggattagagggatatggatcatgtacggcTAGGCAGATTAGATCATTTTAACTTGCCATCAGGATCGGCAAATTAACCTTTtcagaatcctgcaccagcaatccAAGTCTCTTtgtacctctgatttctgaatcttctcccacatactttgctacactgtattccatctgccacttctttgcccactcttcaATCTATCCAAAGTCCTTCTACAGACTCCCTGCTTCCACCAAACTACCTGCCCCActgcctatcttagtatcatctgcaaatttggccacAATGCCATCAGTTCCAacctccaaatcattgatatacaacatgGAGAGTAGCAGCCCCAACGCCGACCCCCTGCGGATCACCATTAGATACTGGGAAAAGTATCCAACCAGAAAATCCCCTTATAATCCTtccctttgccttctgccatttagCCAATCTttgatccatgctagtatcttccctctaataccatggggtctcatcttgtttagcagtcTCTGTGTCTTTCTCTGCAAGAGTGCAACCTCTGCTGAGAAGGTCAATCACTACATCCATCAGTCCTGCCTTGTGCTGCATGAAACATCTCTACATCAGATCCGGTCCCCAGCCCAACCACACAGTCCTTCAGTGAAACACCTTGCCTGCACCTTCAATGCAGCAGGAGTgagtttcacgttctccctgttctcTTCTGAAGTAGTTTTTCCTGAATTTCTATTTACACTTTGGAGAGGTGAGTGGTCTTAGACCCTTAAGTGGAAGCCACTCGGAGGAACGACAGGtgggatgtgtgtggggggaagcAGGAAAAGTTCAAACCATCCATGGAACAAACAAGGGTTCCTTGCTAGCAGGAGGGAGAATAGCACAAAGAACTCTTTTAAAGGCGGAGCATAAATCAAATAACTTTAGCATCGACAAAAGAAAGTGTTGCATGGAGTGGAGCGTGCAGTACCAAAGCTGTCCACTTGGTTCTGACTTTCACCGGCGCTGCGTCTCACAGCCAGATATTGGCTCTTGCAATGCAGAGCTCCGCCACAGCGCCACTGTGAAACTGATGTGCAAAGcgtatcagcagcagcagcaccgccCGCAAGAGCTGACGGCAGCAATTCCATGGCCTGTACTGCACTTATGTAACATCAAACTCTGATTATTTACAGCCCACGTCTGCCATTTCACGCGCTTGTGCTTTGGCAGAGGAAATAATTTAACAAACTCAGAGAGGTAAAATGCCCACTTAACAGAGTTTGATTAGACAAGCCTCCCATaactccctaccccccccccccccaccaccccaactCCCTCTCATTTCCCTTCCACCCACTCCCATTTTTACTCTGTCTCCTTCCCTATTGATCCTACTTTTCCACACTTTCCTTTTCTcactccccctccattcccctctTTCTTGGCACTATCCCCCTCCTTCCTTTCTTTTGGCCATCTCTCCCCTTCCTTGTTTGTATATCTATCTTATTTCACTCTTTTTTATTTTCTTTCCTCCTTCTCTCCATCATTTTATTCCACCTCTTTCACACTCTCCCTTTCATTCTCCAACCCACAATCACCACCACACTTCTTTCCTATTCCCTCCCTCCTTGACATTTATCTCTCTTGGCCCTTTGCATCTCTCTCACTCCTTCCTTTCCTGGCCATCCTACCACTTGTACTCCCCAATCTCCTGTTTTTcctttccttccctctcccatctctcCTTCACCTCACTCTACTCCCTCAAGCTTccatttcctttttatttttctTAACCCTTCTTTCTctatccttcccctcctctcacaCACTTTCACATCTTTTGCTACACATTTTTTGGTCCCCTTTCCTTACCTTGGCATCCTTTATGCTCCCTATCTTGCTTCctcctctcttcctttcttctccatcCTCTCCTGaaccctcctccttctctctccagctctctccatccactcccctcgctctctgccccctctGTCACTCCCACCTCTCACCTCAcattctcccactctccctcacaCTCTCCAGCCTTTCTCTTTTGATCTGtcaatctccctctctctccatcctctccctctctcttactcctctccctttctctcgtcCCTAACCCTTTGCGTTCTTTCTCCTCGTTTCTccatttccctttcccattcTTTCATCCTTCTCCCAACTCTTTCTCAGCGTCTCGATCACTCTTTCCCTCTCATTTCCTCTTTCTCCCGCCCTTCccgcccttccctctcttctccccactctttctctctccatttctctctcccaTTTTTCTCGCctccctctatctatccctcccttTAACACCCattcctccctctctttcccttctcactCTCTTCTCTCCCTGTTTCATCCATCTTTTCatgcccctctctctttctctcaactCTCCCTATCTTTCTCACATCCTATCTCTACCATCTCAatcccaccacccctccctctctccatcctctcctttttgccccttcccctccataccccctcttccatccctctcactctccctatcGTTCCTCCACTCCTCTTTCTTTAACACTCTCTCCTCAATGTCTCCCATCCTCTTTCAccctctcaccccattctccctTTCTTCTCTCTTTGCCTCCCTCGCTTTCTCTTCCCTTCCCCTGTGCCTTTTTTCTCTCCCTTCATCTCTCCCATTTTTAACACCttattctctctccctttctctttctttctccccttcctctctctccccttcctctctctcccccctctctccatttcCATCTCTcatcccactcccctccccatttCTCTCGCTCCTTCCTAATCCTCTCTGCCCTATCTCTAtcaccccctaccctctccctctcttcccttctctcccaacTCTAACCCCttctcctcaccctctctccctctattcccattttcctgcctcctctttcCCCTGCCTCTCTTTCCTTGCTCCTTGCCACCTTTCTCTGCATCCTAACTCCCTTTCTcccacttccccctctcctctaacACTTCTCTCTCTTGTTTTCTCCCTTCTCTCATCCTACCTCTATCTCATTCTGcctgctctctctctcacacttctCCCATCTTTCTTTCTCCCATCTCTatcacccttctctctcccca from Amblyraja radiata isolate CabotCenter1 chromosome 8, sAmbRad1.1.pri, whole genome shotgun sequence encodes:
- the LOC116976301 gene encoding uncharacterized protein LOC116976301 isoform X2, producing MSNECELYEKKFKDVTLHHFRGGLSALLNFANYVNAYGYRDLEESECTEIKTVLETAHKAMTKAEDAAGSFIESLMKDTLQLALDFDKVKLKRKNLKESLQAKKYEMMLLENQRFQVSDQLQAARMSLQHTENALNAAEVRKGEKTTGRDMGIGLILLAPCVGIPMTVDYNKELKSTRKLLRDVEKQLYKLKDTVKEKEEEMTKGNSQILENSKETKMLKDNLAQTEIEVERMQMVVGALNDTKTKLKFCYNYLYGLQGLVEVLYQSSEDIYSLDPIKEAIEDTLIAIQQPNSHNELLTCNVDVQKVATGLRAIQYQIDRKRI
- the LOC116976301 gene encoding uncharacterized protein LOC116976301 isoform X1; its protein translation is MSNECELYEKKFKDVTLHHFRGGLSALLNFANYVNAYGYRDLEESECTEIKTVLETAHKAMTKAEDAAGSFIESLMKDTLQLALDFDKVKLKRKNLKESLQAKKYEMMLLENQRFQVSDQLQAARMSLQHTENALNAAEVRKGEKTTGRDMGIGLILLAPCVDGHNTGKVVVEDSPSDPSWRMHRFPQDPLRTTATGIPMTVDYNKELKSTRKLLRDVEKQLYKLKDTVKEKEEEMTKGNSQILENSKETKMLKDNLAQTEIEVERMQMVVGALNDTKTKLKFCYNYLYGLQGLVEVLYQSSEDIYSLDPIKEAIEDTLIAIQQPNSHNELLTCNVDVQKVATGLRAIQYQIDRKRI